In Trichoplusia ni isolate ovarian cell line Hi5 chromosome 7, tn1, whole genome shotgun sequence, a single genomic region encodes these proteins:
- the LOC113496154 gene encoding uncharacterized protein LOC113496154 isoform X2, which produces MPKRSAQEKLERYKRKIRRLERKENEHKHWRRIQQQFDSSEDENIADTNDADPRGEQEGAPAPQVTPDVVDAETALSTETMQESALDPELLSALGSSTSDAPDFGDEVHGSLATLWTPLLKKGLPKEDKDKLMKEHLIPSNCMLLQAPKLNVEISAAVSELVRGRDKKLVCFQQQLGNGTAAINKAMDTLLKSDNKVLALRYLSDGCRLLSDLHYCLTKDRIKLITPSLEKNFLHVIQDTERDETLYGNLLSEKIKASKAIEKQGSQIRKPTSKPNSGQPVVASPAHQGNWSGPPRYPANRGGRGGQRRPPPLAPRRPYPTQTQTQAKSSYASKTRASQQK; this is translated from the exons ATGCCGAAACGAAGTGCTCAGGAGAAATTGGAAAGATACAAGCGGAAAATCAGAAGATTGGAGCGAAAAGAAAACGAGCATAAACACTGGCGTCGAATCCAACAACAGTTCGATTCCTCTGAGGATGAAAACATTGCAG ATACAAACGACGCCGATCCTCGAGGAGAACAGGAGGGGGCCCCCGCTCCGCAAGTAACACCGGACGTCGTGGATGCTGAGACCGCCCTGTCAACGGAGACAATGCAAGAATCCGCTTTGGATCCTGAACTATTGTCTGCACTGGGATCGTCAACATCGGATGCGCCAGACTTTGGAGATGAGGTACACGGTAGCTTAGCGACCTTGTGGACACCTTTGTTGAAAAAAGGGCTACCTAAAGAGGATAAAGATAAACTCATGAAGGAGCACCTCATACCGAGTAACTGTATGTTACTGCAAGCACCAAAGTTAAACGTTGAAATATCAGCGGCAGTTTCGGAACTAGTCAGAGGACGAGACAAAAAACTAGTTTGCTTCCAGCAACAACTGGGAAACGGAACAGCTGCTATTAACAAAGCTATGGATACTTTGTTAAAATCAGATAATAAAGTTCTTGCCCTGAGATATTTAAGCGACGGCTGTCGGCTGCTTTCCGATTTGCATTACTGCCTTACCAAGgacagaataaaattaataactccaAGTCTTGAAAAGAATTTCCTCCACGTCATTCAAGACACGGAACGGGACGAAACTTTGTATGGTAACTTGCTATCAGAGAAAATAAAGGCCAGTAAGGCCATCGAAAAGCAGGGTTCCCAAATAAGGAAACCAACTTCAAAACCCAACAGTGGCCAACCCGTGGTCGCAAGTCCTGCCCACCAGGGAAACTGGTCAGGACCTCCTCGTTACCCGGCGAACAGGGGGGGGCGGGGAGGTCAGAGGAGACCGCCACCATTGGCGCCACGGCGGCCATACCCGACGCAAACACAAACCCAAGCGAAGAGTTCTTACGCTTCGAAGACTCGTGCATCCCAGCAGAAATAG
- the LOC113496154 gene encoding uncharacterized protein LOC113496154 isoform X1 — protein MQVAINKLIELGAISSCMQSHDQFISKIFLAPKTNGGKRFILNLKSLNKFITNTHFKMEDHRTASKLIPQGGFLATIDLKEAYLLVPISKYDRKYLRFNFQAPGSETLQTYEFNAMPYGLCVAPRVFTKIMKEVIAYLRRRGYKSVIYLDDILCIGNSYKECSDNVRETLKLLECLGFVVNYEKSSLIPSQTCKFLGFVYNTHDMALSLPTEKRHTINQLVEKFQKLPKCTIREFAHLIGVLIAACPAVRYGFLYTKLLERQKFLALQHNLNNYESKIRMSESVLDDLNWWQSHIFTASCPIVNQNFKREIYTDASRTGWGAVCGNERVHGRWKTTESKYHINYLELLAIFLGLKSFASNDSNYTILLRVDNTTAISYINRLGGIQFPHLNDLARNIWQWCETRNLWLFASYVNTKDNHADVESRKINPDTEWELSDRAFRMIKKNFGCPDIDLFASRDNAKCDLFVSWKQEPDAHAVDAFTLDWKTKYFYAFPPFSLVLKCLRKIIEDDAKGILVFPHWCSQPWYPLLQNLLDSHILYLNPNKFLLQSHFRECHPLHAKLTLGVARLCGRRSHAVESRLTH, from the coding sequence ATGCAAGtagcaattaataaattaatagaattagGAGCCATATCAAGCTGCATGCAAAGTCACGACCAgtttatatctaaaatatttttagcaccTAAGACTAATGGAggtaaacgttttattttaaacttaaaatcgttaaataaatttataacaaataccCACTTTAAAATGGAGGATCATAGAACGGCATCCAAACTAATTCCCCAAGGCGGTTTTCTAGCAACAATTGACCTCAAAGAAGCCTATCTATTAGTACCTATATCAAAATATGACCGAAAGTATTTACGATTTAATTTTCAAGCTCCGGGTTCTGAAACTTTACAAACATATGAGTTCAATGCCATGCCTTACGGATTATGCGTAGCTCCTAGAGTGTTTACAAAAATTATGAAGGAGGTAATAGCCTACCTACGAAGGCGAGGCTACAAGTCAGTAATTTATTTAGACGACATATTATGTATCGGTAACAGCTACAAAGAATGTTCTGATAACGTCCGTGAAACCCTTAAACTCTTGGAATGCTTGGGCTTTGtagtaaattatgaaaaaagctCATTAATACCGTCTCAGACATGTAAATTTTTAGGATTCGTTTACAATACTCACGACATGGCTTTGTCGTTACCTACTGAAAAACGTCACACTATTAATCAATTAGTCGAAAAGTTTCAAAAATTGCCTAAGTGCACTATACGTGAATTTGCACACCTCATTGGAGTTTTGATCGCAGCCTGTCCAGCAGTACGATACGGTTTTCTTTATACTAAATTATTAGAACGCCAAAAATTTTTAGCCTTGCAGCATAATCTTAACAATTATGAGTCTAAGATTAGAATGTCTGAATCGGTATTAGATGACCTTAATTGGTGGCAAAGTCATATCTTCACTGCTTCATGCCCTATTGTAAACCAAAACTTCAAAAGAGAGATCTATACAGACGCAAGCAGAACAGGCTGGGGTGCCGTCTGTGGAAATGAGAGAGTTCATGGTAGGTGGAAAACTACAGAATCAAAATACCATATAAATTACTTGGAACTCTTAGCCATATTTCTCGGATTAAAAAGTTTTGCCAGTAACGATTCTAACTACACAATTTTGCTAAGGGTAGACAATACGACAGCAATTAGTTACATAAATCGCCTTGGTGGAATTCAATTTCCTCATTTAAATGACCTAGCTAGGAACATTTGGCAATGGTGCGAGACGCGAAACCTGTGGTTGTTTGCTTCCTACGTAAACACGAAAGATAATCACGCTGACGTAGAATCTAGGAAGATTAACCCCGATACGGAGTGGGAGTTGTCAGATCGCGCCTTTAGAATGATTAAGAAAAACTTTGGTTGCCCAGACATTGACCTTTTTGCTTCTCGCGACAATGCCAAATGTGACCTATTTGTTTCTTGGAAACAAGAACCAGATGCGCATGCGGTGGACGCCTTCACGCTAGATTggaaaaccaaatatttttacgCGTTCCCGCCATTTTCTTTAGTTCTAAAATGTCTACGCAAGATTATTGAGGATGATGCTAAAGGGATTTTAGTTTTTCCCCATTGGTGTTCACAGCCATGGTACCCTCTCCTCCAAAACCTGCTCGATTCTCATATACTTTACCTGAATCCCAATAAATTCCTACTTCAATCTCATTTCAGGGAGTGTCACCCCCTGCATGCCAAGCTTACCCTGGGTGTCGCGAGGCTCTGCGGACGGCGTTCACACGCCGTGGAATCCCGCCTGACTCACTAA